Proteins from a single region of Chelonoidis abingdonii isolate Lonesome George chromosome 20, CheloAbing_2.0, whole genome shotgun sequence:
- the TMEM120A gene encoding transmembrane protein 120A, translated as MEAYLPKKNGLYLSLVLGNVNVTLLSKQAKFAYKDEYEKFKLYLTIILLIISFSCRFLLNSRVTDAVFNFLLVWYYCTLTIRECILITNGSRIKGWWVFHHYVSTFLSGVMLTWPDGLMYQMFRNQFLSFSMYQSFVQFLQYYYQSGCLYRLRALGERHNMDLTVEGFQSWMWRGLTFLLPFLFFGQFWQLYNAVTLFRLARHPQCKEWQVLMCALPFFVLFAGNFTTTLRVVQQKFQNRNQDAKAK; from the exons ATGGAGGCGTATTTGCCAAAGAAGAATGG GTTGTACCTGAGTCTGGTGCTTGGGAACGTGAATGTGACTCTACTCAGCAAGCAGGCTAa GTTTGCTTACAAAGATGAGTACGAGAAGTTCAAGCTCTACCTCACCATCATCCTGCTCATCATCTCCTTCTCCTGCAGGTTCCTTCTCAACTCCAG GGTGACAGACGCTGTCTTTAACTTCCTGCTCGTCTGGTACTACTGCACCCTCACCATCCGCGAGTGCATCCTAATCACCAACGGGTCCAG AATCAAAGGCTGGTGGGTTTTCCATCACTACGTCTCTACCTTCCTCTCAGGCGTCATGCTGACATG GCCGGATGGGCTCATGTACCAGATGTTCCGAAACCAGTTCCTCTCCTTCTCCATGTATCAGA GCTTTGTGCAGTTCCTCCAGTATTACTATCAGAGCGGGTGCCTGTACCGGCTGAGGGCGCTGGGGGAGAGGCACAACATGGATCTCACTGTGG AGGGCTTCCAGTCGTGGATGTGGAGGGGCCTCACTTTCTTGCTGCCGTTCCTCTTCTTTGGCCAG TTCTGGCAGCTTTACAATGCGGTCACCCTCTTCCGTCTGGCCAGACATCCGCAGTGCAAGGAGTGGCAG GTTCTCATGTGCGCACTCCCCTTCTTCGTGCTCTTCGCGGGGAACTTCACCACCACCCTGCGGGTCGTCCAGCAGAAATTCCAGAACCGGAACCAAGATGCTAAGGCCAAGTGA